The Deltaproteobacteria bacterium genomic interval ATTGACATACCCTTTACCAGCCTTGCCCCTGCTGAGGTGATCACCAAGCCGACCTTCGTGCGCAAGTTCGGCCCGGTGAGGACTACCCCGACCCCAGCCCTTAGCCGCGCCGGTTATGGGTTGGCCGTTGATCTTGGCACTACCACCATTGCGCACTTTCTCTGTGATCTGGGCCAGGGCAAGGTTCTGGCCTCAGGATCTGTGCGTAATCCTCAGCTGATCTTTGGGGACGATGTGATGAGCCGGATCAGCTCCGTGGCCTTTGACAGGGACAACCTGGCCAGGATGCAAGAACTCGTGGTGGCCGCGGTCAACCAGTCCGTTGCATCGCTCGCCGGTCAATGTGGCATTGAAACTGACGACATCGCGAAAGTCGTTGTGGTGGGAAACTCCTGCATGATCCACCTCTTTCTGGGAGTGGATCCCAGTACCATTGGGACCTACCCTTACCAGCCGGCTTTTACCGGCCCCAGGGAAATGGCTGCTGGAGAGGTTGGCCTGCTGGGGCTTCACCCTGAGGCTCGAGTCCACACACTGCCGCTCATCTCTGGTTTTCTCGGCTGCGATGTTGTTGGTGCTGTCATGGCAACCGACCTAGACCTGAGCGATGATGGGACTTTGATGCTTGATGTAGGCACCAATGGCGAGGTCATACTGAATGTCCGAGGAGACCTCATTGCTGCCTCATGTGCCACCGGTCCTGCTCTAGAGGGTGCGGCCATAAGCCATGGTATGCATGCGGTTTCAGGGGCGGTGGATGCCATCAGCCTCGACCCAGTGGATGCAAGGGTCAGCCATTCGCTGATCCAACGCAATCCAGAGGAACCGAGAAAACCCGCCGGCATCTGTGGCTCGGGTGTAGTGAGCGCCGTGGCTGCATTGTTAAAAGCGGGTGCGATTCTTAAGAGTGGCCGTTTCAATCCGCAGTGCAATCATCCCAACCTTCGGCGCAACAGCGGGGGGGCGGTGGAGTTTGTTCTGGTGTCGGCAGAGGAGACCCAGGCAGGCGTGGACGTCACGTTAACCCAAAAAGACGTCAGAGCGGTGCAATTCGCCAAGGCAGCACTCCTTGCCGGCATCACCCTCCTGTGCCGGGAAGCGCAGTCAAAGCTGCCTGAACGATTTCTCATGGCCGGAGCCTTTGGGACTTTTTTGAACAAAGAGGATGCCATGACGATCGGCATGCTGCCGCGGCTTGCCCAGAACTCTGTGAAAACCGTTGGAAATGCTGCCGGTGAGGGAGCAATCCTCGCAGTACTCTATGGAGACAGTACTGAACGGGCCGAGGAAATTGCCCGCCGGACCAGGGTGGTTGACCTG includes:
- a CDS encoding DUF4445 domain-containing protein; protein product: MSSNRHEIVLLSSGRRIEATEGQTLFQALTCAGIQLRSECGGKGICAKCLVGVQEEPGTEGNGQVGMDVGSRLSRLVQRQACQWEVQSNLAIDIPFTSLAPAEVITKPTFVRKFGPVRTTPTPALSRAGYGLAVDLGTTTIAHFLCDLGQGKVLASGSVRNPQLIFGDDVMSRISSVAFDRDNLARMQELVVAAVNQSVASLAGQCGIETDDIAKVVVVGNSCMIHLFLGVDPSTIGTYPYQPAFTGPREMAAGEVGLLGLHPEARVHTLPLISGFLGCDVVGAVMATDLDLSDDGTLMLDVGTNGEVILNVRGDLIAASCATGPALEGAAISHGMHAVSGAVDAISLDPVDARVSHSLIQRNPEEPRKPAGICGSGVVSAVAALLKAGAILKSGRFNPQCNHPNLRRNSGGAVEFVLVSAEETQAGVDVTLTQKDVRAVQFAKAALLAGITLLCREAQSKLPERFLMAGAFGTFLNKEDAMTIGMLPRLAQNSVKTVGNAAGEGAILAVLYGDSTERAEEIARRTRVVDLASHPDFYKVFLNSLAFPDPREQSST